A single window of Aphidius gifuensis isolate YNYX2018 linkage group LG1, ASM1490517v1, whole genome shotgun sequence DNA harbors:
- the LOC122850253 gene encoding uncharacterized protein LOC122850253: protein MGKSKTGKIATACTALGSIFIIIAFTTPNWLVNDGQTENPRFDKLGLWEVCFKDFQDENRFYDTKFAGCWWMFQEELYIIHNFLLKKPLYFTEFFFTFCLTLLLIGGLMTALYTCCSRHHTRYQELLWALGSILTLSGICGVISGLIFGFGGDVRYWMPDWEHNSLGYSYILACFGSLLILPAGVLFLIEGRRHKKQAARMHGEDPKTHSNI from the exons ATGGGAAAATCAAAGACTGGAAAAATAGCAACAGCTTGTACTGCTCTTggcagtatatttattattattgcatttaCCACACCCAACTGGCTGGTTAATGATGGGCAAACAGAAAATCCACGTTTCGATAAACTGg GACTTTGGGAAGTTTGTTTCAAAGATTTTCAAGATGAAAATCGCTTCTATGACACTAAATTTGCTGGATGCTGGTGGATGTTTCAAGaagaattatatataattcataattttttattgaaaaaacccCTTTATTTCACtgaatttttctttacattttgTTTGACATTGCTTTTAATTGGTGGCCTAATGACAGCACTTTATACTTGTTGTTCACGTCATCATACAAGATATCAAGAACTACTCTGGGCACTTGGATCAATTTTGACATTATCTGGAATTTGTGGGGTTATTTCTGGATTGATATTTGGATTTGGCGGTGATGTTAGATACTGGATGCCGGATTGGGAACACAACAGTCTTGGGTATTCTTATATACTTGCTTGTTTTGGGAGTCTTTTAATCCTTCCTGCTGGAGTTCTTTTTCTCATAGAAGGAAGAAGACATAAAAAACAAGCTGCAAGAATGCACGGAGAAGACCCAAAAACGCATTCAAATATttag